In Acidianus brierleyi, one genomic interval encodes:
- a CDS encoding multiprotein bridging factor aMBF1, whose translation MQKEAENYCELCGSVIHGKGITVNYEGSTITICPACYSKIKSHAKIVENKKQNTVQSRQTKKTQTETIWEIVDDYPKIIKEARESHGMSTKELAQKLKVQENIVKRIETGKLKPTIQLAKDLERILSIKILVKIDESNDNNSNNINNYELTLGDIINIREGRK comes from the coding sequence ATGCAGAAAGAAGCCGAGAATTACTGTGAGTTATGTGGATCTGTAATACATGGGAAGGGAATTACTGTGAACTATGAAGGTAGTACGATTACTATTTGTCCTGCATGTTATTCAAAAATAAAAAGTCATGCAAAAATTGTTGAAAATAAAAAGCAAAATACTGTACAATCAAGACAAACGAAAAAAACTCAAACAGAAACTATATGGGAGATAGTAGATGACTATCCGAAAATAATTAAAGAAGCTAGAGAGAGTCACGGGATGAGCACTAAAGAATTGGCGCAAAAATTAAAAGTTCAAGAGAATATTGTAAAAAGAATTGAAACTGGAAAACTAAAACCAACAATACAACTAGCCAAAGATTTAGAAAGGATCTTATCAATAAAAATATTAGTAAAAATTGATGAGAGCAATGATAATAACTCTAATAATATAAATAATTATGAATTAACGCTTGGTGATATAATAAACATAAGAGAGGGGAGGAAGTGA